The Streptomyces sp. NBC_01689 genome includes a window with the following:
- the cobN gene encoding cobaltochelatase subunit CobN, translating into MSTVLLLSTADTDLLAARASGAPYRIGNPTRVEVGEELPRLVEGADVAVVRLLGGKRAWEEGLAFLRASGVPTVLLGGESVPDAELMAESSVPAGVVAEALRYLVEGGPENLTELARFLSDTVLLTGEGFEEPRAMPEYGVHGEREFVEGRPTVGVLFYRAHQLAGNTAFVDTLCDAIEARGANALAVYCGSLRGADSGLYELLGRTDALVATVLAAGGTHASEASAGGDDEAWDIGALADLDVPVLQGLCLTSSQRAWEESDAALSPMDAAMQVAIPEFDGRLVTVPFSFKEQGPDEVPVYMADPERAARVAGIAVRHARLGHKPNAEKKLALVFTAYPTKHSRVGNAVGLDTPASAVRVLDALRDAGYSLTEYPDNGDELIHRLIAAGGHDVEWLTEEQLASAPARVPLADYRAWFDRLDPGLRDGMLEAWGEPPGNLYVDGDDIVLASLRFGNVVVMIQPPRGFGENPIAIYHDPDMPPSHHYLAAYRWLENSFGADAVVHMGKHGTMEWLPGKGLGLSRGCAPDAVLGELPLVYPFIVNDPGEGTQAKRRGHATVVDHLVPPMARADTYGDLAKLEQLLDEYALVSDLDPTKAPAVRAQIWTLVKAAELHHDLHVAEQPDDGDFDSFVMHIDGYLCEIKDVQIRDGLHVLGGGPEAEPRVNLVLAVLRASQVWGGAANALPGLRAALAGHFGLSEKELLSEPGAAVKVPVELTDLVGGPARTGADAIDLLEQLCRRAAEGMEERGWDGAAVPALVREVLGTELPDAVAVLEFACREVVPRLARTTDEITHILRALDGGYVPAGPSGSPTRGLVNVLPTGRNFYSVDPKAIPSRLSWEVGQSLADSLVQRYLQDTGAYPQSVGLTVWGTSAMRTQGDDIAEILALLGCRPVWDDASRRVTGFEVVPLDELGRPRIDVTVRISGFFRDAFPHVVGLIDDAVRAVAELDEPADRNHVRAHADEDTAEHGDRRRATSRIFGSKPGAYGAGLLPLIDARNWRSDADLAEVYAVWGGYAYGRGLDGRAARGDMETAFRRIAVAAKNVDTREHDLVDADDYFQYHGGMVAMVRHLTGASPEAYVGDSAVPDQVRTRTLGEETHRVFRARVVNPRWMAAMRRHGYKGAFEMAATVDYLFGYDATAGVVDDWMYEKLSAEYVFDAENQDFMRKSNPWALRGITERLLEAADRGLWAEPDAETLERLRATYLELEGDLEGDDQ; encoded by the coding sequence ATGAGCACAGTGTTGTTGTTGTCGACCGCCGACACCGATCTGCTGGCGGCGCGTGCCTCCGGCGCCCCGTACCGGATCGGGAACCCGACCCGGGTGGAGGTGGGCGAGGAACTCCCCCGGCTCGTCGAGGGCGCGGACGTCGCCGTCGTGCGGCTGCTGGGCGGGAAGCGGGCCTGGGAGGAGGGTCTCGCGTTCCTCCGGGCGTCCGGCGTCCCGACCGTGCTCCTCGGCGGCGAGTCCGTCCCGGACGCCGAGCTGATGGCCGAGTCCTCGGTGCCGGCCGGTGTGGTCGCCGAGGCGCTGCGCTATCTGGTCGAGGGCGGGCCGGAGAACCTCACCGAACTGGCCCGGTTCCTCTCCGACACCGTGCTGCTCACCGGTGAGGGTTTCGAGGAGCCGCGCGCGATGCCCGAGTACGGCGTCCACGGCGAGCGCGAGTTCGTCGAGGGCCGCCCGACCGTCGGGGTGCTCTTCTACCGGGCCCACCAACTGGCCGGGAACACCGCCTTCGTGGACACGCTGTGCGACGCGATCGAAGCGCGCGGCGCCAATGCCCTCGCCGTGTACTGCGGTTCACTGCGCGGCGCCGACAGCGGTCTGTACGAGCTCCTCGGCCGGACCGACGCGCTGGTGGCCACCGTGCTCGCGGCCGGCGGCACGCACGCCTCGGAAGCGTCCGCGGGCGGCGACGACGAGGCCTGGGACATCGGCGCCCTCGCCGATCTCGACGTCCCGGTGCTGCAGGGGCTCTGCCTGACCTCGTCGCAGCGGGCCTGGGAGGAGTCGGACGCCGCCCTGTCCCCCATGGACGCGGCGATGCAGGTCGCCATCCCGGAGTTCGACGGACGGCTCGTCACGGTGCCGTTCTCCTTCAAGGAGCAGGGTCCCGACGAGGTCCCCGTGTACATGGCCGATCCCGAACGGGCCGCGCGGGTCGCCGGGATCGCCGTGCGGCACGCCCGGCTGGGACACAAGCCGAACGCGGAGAAGAAGCTGGCGCTGGTCTTCACCGCCTACCCGACCAAGCACTCGCGGGTCGGCAACGCGGTGGGCCTCGACACACCCGCCTCCGCCGTACGGGTCCTGGACGCGCTGCGGGACGCCGGCTACTCCCTCACCGAATACCCCGACAACGGCGACGAGTTGATCCACCGCCTCATCGCCGCCGGGGGTCATGACGTCGAGTGGCTCACCGAGGAACAGCTGGCGTCCGCGCCCGCCCGGGTGCCGCTGGCCGACTACCGGGCCTGGTTCGACCGGCTCGACCCGGGGCTGCGGGACGGCATGCTGGAGGCGTGGGGCGAACCGCCGGGCAACCTGTACGTGGACGGCGACGACATCGTCCTCGCGTCCCTGCGGTTCGGGAACGTCGTCGTGATGATCCAGCCGCCGCGGGGATTCGGCGAGAACCCGATCGCGATCTACCACGACCCGGACATGCCGCCGTCGCACCACTACCTGGCGGCCTACCGCTGGCTGGAGAACAGCTTCGGCGCCGACGCCGTCGTGCACATGGGCAAGCACGGCACGATGGAGTGGCTGCCCGGCAAGGGACTCGGGCTCAGCCGCGGCTGCGCGCCCGACGCCGTCCTCGGTGAACTCCCGCTCGTCTACCCCTTCATCGTCAACGACCCGGGCGAGGGCACCCAGGCCAAGCGGCGGGGGCACGCCACGGTCGTCGACCACCTGGTGCCGCCGATGGCACGCGCCGACACCTACGGGGACCTCGCCAAGCTGGAGCAGCTCCTCGACGAGTACGCCCTCGTCAGCGATCTGGACCCGACGAAGGCCCCGGCGGTCCGCGCACAGATCTGGACCCTCGTCAAGGCGGCCGAGCTCCATCACGACCTGCACGTCGCCGAGCAGCCGGACGACGGCGACTTCGACTCGTTCGTGATGCACATCGACGGCTATCTCTGCGAGATCAAGGACGTGCAGATCAGGGACGGCCTGCACGTCCTGGGCGGCGGTCCGGAGGCCGAGCCGCGCGTCAACCTGGTCCTGGCCGTGCTGCGCGCCTCCCAGGTGTGGGGTGGTGCCGCGAACGCGCTGCCGGGTCTGCGGGCCGCCCTCGCCGGGCACTTCGGGCTGTCCGAGAAGGAGCTGCTGAGCGAGCCCGGCGCGGCGGTCAAGGTGCCGGTGGAACTGACGGACCTGGTCGGGGGCCCGGCGCGGACGGGTGCCGACGCGATCGACCTGCTGGAGCAGTTGTGCCGCCGCGCGGCCGAGGGCATGGAGGAACGCGGCTGGGACGGCGCGGCCGTGCCCGCCCTGGTGCGTGAGGTGCTGGGCACCGAACTCCCGGACGCCGTCGCGGTGCTGGAGTTCGCCTGCCGGGAGGTCGTGCCCCGGCTGGCCCGGACGACGGACGAGATCACCCACATCCTGCGGGCCCTGGACGGCGGTTACGTCCCCGCCGGTCCGTCGGGATCCCCGACCCGCGGACTGGTGAACGTCCTGCCGACCGGCCGGAACTTCTACTCGGTCGATCCCAAGGCGATTCCCTCCAGGCTGAGTTGGGAGGTCGGCCAGTCGCTCGCCGACTCGCTGGTGCAGCGGTACCTGCAGGACACCGGCGCGTACCCGCAGTCCGTGGGCCTGACGGTCTGGGGGACCTCCGCGATGCGCACCCAGGGCGACGACATCGCGGAGATCCTGGCGCTGCTGGGCTGCCGGCCGGTCTGGGACGACGCCTCCCGCCGGGTGACCGGCTTCGAGGTCGTCCCCCTGGACGAGCTGGGCCGGCCGCGCATCGACGTCACGGTGCGCATCTCCGGCTTCTTCCGGGACGCGTTCCCGCACGTGGTCGGCCTCATCGACGACGCGGTGCGCGCGGTGGCCGAGCTGGACGAGCCCGCGGACCGCAACCACGTCCGCGCGCACGCCGACGAGGACACCGCCGAGCACGGCGACCGGCGGCGCGCCACCTCGCGCATCTTCGGCTCCAAGCCGGGAGCCTACGGAGCCGGTCTGCTGCCGCTGATCGACGCCCGCAACTGGCGCTCCGACGCGGACCTCGCCGAGGTGTACGCGGTGTGGGGCGGATACGCCTACGGGCGCGGCCTGGACGGCCGGGCGGCGCGCGGTGACATGGAGACCGCGTTCCGGCGCATCGCGGTGGCGGCGAAGAACGTCGACACCCGCGAGCACGACCTCGTCGACGCCGACGACTACTTCCAGTACCACGGCGGCATGGTGGCCATGGTGCGCCATCTGACGGGCGCGAGCCCGGAGGCGTACGTCGGCGACTCGGCCGTGCCGGACCAGGTGCGGACCCGCACGCTCGGCGAGGAGACGCACCGGGTCTTCCGCGCCCGGGTGGTCAACCCGCGCTGGATGGCGGCGATGCGGCGGCACGGCTACAAGGGCGCCTTCGAGATGGCGGCGACCGTCGACTACCTCTTCGGCTACGACGCCACGGCCGGGGTCGTGGACGACTGGATGTACGAGAAGCTCAGCGCGGAGTACGTCTTCGACGCGGAGAACCAGGACTTCATGAGGAAGTCCAACCCGTGGGCGCTGCGCGGGATCACCGAACGGCTCCTGGAGGCCGCCGACCGGGGGCTGTGGGCCGAGCCGGACGCGGAGACGCTGGAGCGGCTGCGCGCCACCTATCTGGAGCTCGAAGGCGACTTGGAGGGCGACGACCAGTGA
- a CDS encoding cobyric acid synthase, producing the protein MSGGLLVAGTTSDAGKSVVTAGICRWLVRQGVKVAPFKAQNMSLNSFVTRGGAEIGRAQAMQAQAARVEPTALMNPVLLKPGSDRSSQVVLMGRPVGEMTARGYHGGRQQQLLGTVLDCLAELRGTYDAVICEGAGSPAEINLRRTDIVNMGIARNAGLPVLVVGDIDRGGVFASFFGTVALLSPEDQRLVAGFLVNKFRGDVSLLEPGLDMLEDLTGRRTYGVLPFRHGLGIDEEDGMAVSLRGAVRESAVAGPVGEDVLRVAVCAVPLMSNFTDLDALAAEPGVVVRFVDRPAELADADLVVLPGTRGTVAALRWLRERGLAEAVRRRARDGRPVLGICGGFQILGELIEDEVESREGAVEGLGLLPVRVRFAREKTLARPSGEALGEPVEGYEIHHGVAEVTGGEPFLDGCRVGAVLGTHWHGSLESDGFRRAFLREVAAAAGRRFVPAADTSFGALREEQLDRLGDLIEEHADTDALWRLIESGAPQGLPFIPPGAPA; encoded by the coding sequence ATGAGCGGCGGTCTTCTCGTCGCCGGCACCACCTCGGACGCCGGCAAGAGCGTCGTGACGGCGGGGATCTGCCGGTGGCTGGTGCGGCAGGGCGTCAAGGTCGCGCCCTTCAAGGCGCAGAACATGTCCCTGAACTCCTTCGTGACCCGCGGGGGTGCGGAGATCGGGCGCGCGCAGGCCATGCAGGCGCAGGCCGCCCGGGTGGAACCGACCGCGCTCATGAATCCCGTGCTGCTCAAGCCGGGCAGCGACCGCAGCAGTCAGGTCGTGCTGATGGGCAGACCGGTGGGCGAGATGACCGCCCGCGGCTACCACGGCGGCCGCCAACAACAGCTCCTGGGCACCGTGCTGGACTGCCTCGCCGAGTTGCGGGGCACGTATGACGCGGTGATCTGTGAGGGGGCCGGCAGTCCTGCCGAGATCAATCTGCGGCGGACCGACATCGTGAACATGGGGATCGCCCGCAACGCGGGGCTGCCGGTGCTCGTCGTCGGTGACATCGACCGCGGCGGTGTGTTCGCCTCGTTCTTCGGGACAGTCGCGCTGTTGTCCCCCGAGGACCAGCGGCTCGTCGCCGGGTTCCTGGTCAACAAGTTCCGCGGCGACGTGTCCCTGCTGGAACCCGGGCTCGACATGCTCGAGGACCTCACCGGACGCCGTACGTACGGGGTCCTGCCCTTCCGGCACGGTCTGGGGATCGACGAGGAGGACGGGATGGCGGTCTCCCTGCGGGGTGCCGTACGGGAGTCGGCGGTCGCCGGACCGGTCGGCGAGGACGTCCTGCGCGTCGCGGTCTGCGCGGTCCCCCTCATGTCCAACTTCACGGACCTGGACGCCCTGGCCGCCGAACCCGGCGTGGTCGTACGGTTCGTGGACCGGCCCGCGGAACTGGCCGACGCCGACCTCGTCGTCCTTCCCGGCACCCGGGGCACGGTGGCGGCGCTGCGCTGGCTGCGGGAACGCGGGCTCGCGGAGGCCGTCCGGCGCCGGGCGCGGGACGGCCGTCCCGTGCTCGGGATCTGCGGCGGCTTCCAGATCCTCGGCGAACTCATCGAGGACGAGGTGGAGTCCCGGGAAGGCGCCGTCGAGGGTCTCGGACTGCTCCCGGTGCGGGTGCGTTTCGCACGCGAGAAGACCCTCGCCCGCCCGTCCGGCGAGGCGCTCGGCGAACCCGTCGAGGGGTACGAGATCCATCACGGCGTCGCCGAGGTGACCGGTGGCGAACCCTTCCTGGACGGCTGCCGCGTGGGTGCCGTCCTGGGCACCCACTGGCACGGTTCGCTGGAGTCGGACGGCTTCCGGCGGGCCTTTCTGCGCGAGGTGGCGGCCGCCGCGGGCCGCCGCTTCGTACCGGCCGCCGACACGTCGTTCGGGGCGCTGCGCGAGGAGCAGCTCGACCGGCTCGGCGATCTGATCGAGGAACACGCGGACACGGACGCGCTGTGGCGGCTCATCGAGTCGGGCGCGCCGCAAGGACTGCCCTTCATTCCACCGGGAGCGCCCGCATGA
- a CDS encoding cobalamin biosynthesis protein, translated as MRADRVFAYGAGAGLLGDLLLGDPRRGHPVAVFGRTAGAVERLLWRDHRGWGALHTTVCAGGAGVLAALASRGVRRSPAASIALTAAATWAVVGGTSLGREARAIGAALGAGDVEAARARLPHLCGRDPQALDRDGIARAVVESVAENTSDAVVGALVWGAVGGVPGLVAFRAVNTLDAMVGHRSARYLRYGWASARLDDVAGWPGARLTAALATVAGGDPRGAARAWRADARRHPSPNAGPVEASFAGSLGVRLGGTLSYAGRVEHRPVLNGGGRPVHVADIERAVRLSRRVGWLALGVSAAGRLLAGRVRAGGPLPKGRTT; from the coding sequence GTGCGTGCCGATCGCGTCTTCGCGTACGGCGCCGGCGCGGGCCTCCTCGGCGACCTGCTGCTCGGCGATCCCCGCCGGGGCCATCCGGTCGCCGTGTTCGGACGGACCGCGGGAGCCGTGGAGCGGTTGCTGTGGCGCGACCACCGCGGGTGGGGAGCGCTGCACACCACCGTCTGCGCCGGAGGCGCCGGAGTCCTCGCCGCGCTCGCGAGCCGTGGCGTACGCCGTTCCCCCGCCGCTTCCATCGCCCTGACGGCCGCCGCCACTTGGGCCGTCGTCGGGGGCACCTCCCTCGGGCGCGAGGCACGGGCGATCGGTGCCGCGCTCGGCGCCGGCGACGTCGAGGCCGCCCGCGCCCGGCTGCCGCACCTGTGCGGACGCGACCCGCAGGCACTGGACCGCGACGGCATCGCGCGGGCGGTCGTCGAGTCCGTCGCCGAGAACACCTCCGACGCCGTGGTGGGCGCCCTGGTGTGGGGCGCCGTCGGCGGGGTGCCCGGACTGGTCGCGTTCCGTGCCGTCAACACGCTGGACGCCATGGTGGGGCACAGATCCGCCAGATACCTGCGCTACGGCTGGGCCTCCGCGCGCCTCGACGACGTCGCCGGCTGGCCGGGCGCGCGGCTGACCGCGGCGCTCGCCACGGTCGCCGGCGGCGACCCGCGCGGGGCGGCACGCGCCTGGCGCGCCGACGCCCGCCGGCACCCGAGCCCCAACGCCGGTCCGGTGGAAGCCTCGTTCGCGGGCTCCCTCGGGGTGCGGCTCGGCGGGACCCTCTCGTACGCGGGCCGGGTCGAGCACCGGCCCGTCCTCAACGGCGGCGGGCGTCCCGTGCACGTCGCCGACATCGAACGTGCCGTACGGCTCTCGCGGCGCGTCGGCTGGCTCGCCCTCGGCGTGAGTGCCGCGGGGCGACTGCTGGCCGGGCGCGTGCGCGCCGGCGGACCTCTCCCGAAGGGGCGTACGACATGA
- a CDS encoding inorganic phosphate transporter encodes MEHITLLLGIVIVTALVFDFTNGFHDTANAMATTISTGALKPKTAVAMSAVLNLVGAFLSVEVAKTISGGLINEEGIRTEVIFAALVGAILWNLLTWLLGLPSSSSHALFGGLIGAAVMSAGWSSVNGSTVVTKVLIPAVAAPVVAGLAAMLATRLTYRIGGRADQRATAKGYRAGQIASAGLVSLAHGTNDAQKTMGIITLALVTGGVIAPGSNPPTWVIVSAGTAIALGTYLGGWRIIRTMGKGLTDLAPQQGFAAQTSAATAILASSHIGFSLSTTQVCSGAVMGSGLGRKGGVVRWSTATRMFVAWGLTLPAAGLAGAAAEFLTKQGTWGIVLTGALLVAGAGVIWTLSRRQPVTVDNVNEATEPAGVVTTAMAAVTPPPAGPVTGDLSGDLKTTIPAPDAEPTRPATV; translated from the coding sequence ATGGAACACATCACGCTCCTCCTCGGAATCGTGATCGTCACCGCTCTCGTGTTCGATTTCACGAACGGTTTCCACGACACTGCCAACGCGATGGCGACGACCATCTCGACCGGCGCTCTGAAGCCCAAGACGGCGGTGGCCATGTCCGCCGTGCTGAACCTCGTCGGTGCGTTCCTCTCCGTGGAGGTCGCCAAGACGATCTCCGGTGGACTCATCAACGAAGAGGGCATCCGCACCGAAGTGATCTTCGCGGCGCTCGTCGGCGCCATCCTCTGGAATCTGCTGACCTGGCTCCTGGGTCTGCCCTCCAGCTCCTCCCACGCCCTGTTCGGCGGCCTGATAGGCGCCGCGGTCATGTCCGCCGGCTGGTCGTCGGTGAACGGCTCGACCGTCGTCACCAAGGTCCTGATCCCCGCGGTCGCCGCGCCCGTCGTGGCCGGACTCGCCGCGATGCTGGCCACCCGGCTGACCTACCGGATCGGCGGCCGCGCCGACCAGCGGGCCACCGCCAAGGGGTACCGCGCCGGCCAGATCGCCTCCGCCGGTCTGGTCTCGCTGGCGCACGGCACGAACGACGCGCAGAAGACGATGGGCATCATCACCCTCGCCCTGGTCACCGGCGGCGTGATCGCCCCCGGCTCGAACCCTCCCACCTGGGTCATCGTCTCGGCCGGTACCGCCATCGCGCTCGGCACCTACCTGGGCGGCTGGCGCATCATCCGCACGATGGGCAAGGGGCTGACCGACCTCGCGCCGCAGCAGGGCTTCGCCGCCCAGACCAGCGCCGCGACGGCCATCCTGGCCTCCTCCCACATCGGCTTCTCCCTCTCCACCACCCAGGTCTGCTCGGGTGCCGTGATGGGCTCGGGTCTCGGCCGCAAGGGCGGGGTCGTCCGCTGGTCGACCGCGACCCGGATGTTCGTCGCCTGGGGCCTGACCCTGCCGGCCGCCGGACTGGCCGGTGCCGCGGCCGAGTTCCTGACCAAGCAGGGCACCTGGGGCATCGTCCTCACCGGCGCGCTCCTGGTCGCCGGCGCCGGCGTCATCTGGACGCTGTCCCGCCGCCAGCCGGTCACCGTCGACAACGTCAACGAGGCCACCGAGCCGGCCGGCGTCGTCACCACCGCGATGGCCGCGGTCACCCCGCCGCCCGCGGGCCCCGTCACCGGAGACCTGTCCGGTGATCTGAAGACCACCATCCCGGCCCCGGACGCGGAGCCCACCCGCCCGGCCACGGTGTAA
- a CDS encoding lysozyme, with translation MQNAVPGGRPARGRGPLRRRAHTLTLALAAASALTTLAFTAPALTGAPAEAADAPRGHDVSSHQKNVDWQSVRERGARFVYVKATESHTYRNPYFDQQYNGALDAGLLRGAYHFAIPNKSSGTTQAAYFMRNGGDWQPDGRTLPPALDIEYNPYSRHKCYGMGKTRLVRWIQDFSDEVERYTGRRPVIYTTAHWWTTCTGDSRAFAADHALWLARYDSSDIGVLPGGWSAWTFWQYDNHGALPGDQNLFNGSTSRLKRLAKG, from the coding sequence GTGCAGAACGCCGTTCCGGGGGGCCGCCCGGCCCGCGGCCGCGGGCCGCTCCGCCGCCGCGCCCACACCCTCACCCTCGCCCTCGCCGCCGCCTCCGCCCTGACGACACTCGCCTTCACCGCACCGGCGCTGACCGGCGCGCCCGCCGAGGCGGCCGACGCACCGAGGGGCCACGACGTCTCCTCGCACCAGAAGAACGTCGACTGGCAGAGCGTCAGGGAGAGGGGCGCCCGGTTCGTCTACGTGAAGGCCACCGAGTCCCACACCTATCGCAACCCCTACTTCGACCAGCAGTACAACGGGGCGCTCGACGCGGGACTCCTCCGCGGCGCCTACCATTTCGCAATTCCGAACAAATCGTCCGGAACCACCCAAGCCGCGTACTTCATGCGCAACGGAGGCGACTGGCAGCCCGACGGCCGGACACTGCCACCCGCGCTCGACATCGAGTACAACCCGTACAGCAGGCACAAGTGTTACGGCATGGGCAAGACCCGGCTGGTGCGCTGGATCCAGGACTTCAGCGACGAGGTGGAGCGGTACACGGGCCGACGCCCGGTGATCTACACGACCGCGCACTGGTGGACCACGTGCACCGGGGACAGCCGCGCCTTCGCCGCGGACCACGCGCTCTGGCTGGCCCGCTACGACTCGTCGGACATCGGCGTGCTGCCGGGCGGCTGGTCGGCGTGGACGTTCTGGCAGTACGACAACCACGGCGCCCTGCCGGGTGACCAGAATCTCTTCAACGGGTCCACGAGCCGGCTGAAGAGGCTCGCGAAGGGCTAG
- a CDS encoding class II aldolase/adducin family protein — MTERRRGGRDAEVGAHGARTPEVVDAWDELVATARRTVADGLVVGTSGNVSVRVGDTVLVTPTGVPYGRLAPGDVVGVDLDGRQTLGSLCPTSELPMHLAVYRATDARAVVHTHAAHATAVSTLVTELPLIHYMAGALGGPVRVAPYATYGTPELAENMLRALAGRTACLLQNHGTLAHGASLDQAYDRTAQLEWMSRVWLLASSVPGLSPTLLTRAQLAQAGERLRGYGQPGPDTDGVRAP; from the coding sequence ATGACGGAGCGACGGCGGGGCGGGCGGGACGCGGAAGTGGGTGCGCACGGCGCGCGGACTCCGGAGGTGGTGGACGCGTGGGACGAACTCGTCGCGACGGCCCGCCGGACGGTCGCCGACGGCCTGGTCGTCGGAACCTCGGGCAACGTCTCGGTGCGGGTCGGCGACACGGTCCTGGTCACGCCGACCGGTGTGCCCTACGGCCGGCTCGCGCCGGGCGACGTCGTCGGGGTGGACCTCGACGGCCGGCAGACCCTCGGTTCCCTCTGTCCGACCAGTGAACTGCCGATGCATCTGGCGGTCTACCGCGCCACCGACGCGCGCGCCGTCGTCCACACCCACGCCGCGCACGCGACGGCGGTGTCGACGCTCGTGACCGAACTCCCGCTGATCCACTACATGGCGGGCGCTCTCGGTGGCCCTGTCCGAGTCGCCCCTTATGCGACCTATGGGACTCCCGAGCTGGCCGAGAACATGCTGCGGGCGCTGGCCGGACGTACGGCCTGTCTCCTCCAGAACCACGGCACCCTCGCCCACGGAGCCTCCCTGGACCAGGCGTACGACCGCACCGCCCAGCTGGAGTGGATGTCCCGCGTCTGGCTCCTGGCCTCGTCCGTACCGGGACTGTCGCCGACGCTTCTGACGCGGGCGCAGCTGGCGCAGGCGGGGGAGCGGCTGCGGGGGTACGGCCAGCCCGGCCCGGACACGGACGGCGTCCGCGCCCCCTGA
- a CDS encoding alpha/beta hydrolase family protein produces MRTAKATAAAVTVALAASAASVAVGRFASDAALKAPPGRPLPTEPRLTVHATAPGRVTLTRALASRRPGTYGLAGDGSHAVVGPVLEDAPHSADTVVRRLERVTHGTLRPGDRVWLTPNLYVGNPGTALGLEHADVDVPGELGPLPAWFVPGVRDTWVITVHGLGATRELPMNVMEFLHRSRLPVLDLAYRGDVGAPRPPDGLGHLGETEWRDLDAALRYAVRYGAAQVVLYGWSTGATMALRTAAHSALRDRVAGLILDSPVLDWEATLRALAGARHTPRALLPLAVRAAQGRTGLHGDRVRQAADPDRLAVPALVVHGPDDVIAPWGPSRRLARSRPDLVTLHTVSGAPHGALWNADPTEYEEVLRRFLTPLM; encoded by the coding sequence GTGCGTACTGCCAAAGCGACGGCCGCGGCCGTCACCGTAGCCCTGGCCGCGAGCGCGGCCTCCGTGGCGGTGGGACGGTTCGCCAGCGACGCCGCGCTCAAGGCGCCGCCCGGCAGGCCCCTGCCCACCGAGCCCCGGCTCACCGTGCACGCCACGGCCCCGGGCCGCGTCACGCTCACCCGCGCGCTGGCCTCCCGGCGGCCGGGGACGTACGGACTCGCCGGCGACGGCTCCCACGCGGTCGTCGGCCCGGTCCTGGAGGACGCGCCCCACAGCGCCGACACCGTCGTACGCCGCCTCGAACGCGTGACCCACGGCACCCTGCGGCCCGGCGACCGGGTCTGGCTCACCCCGAACCTGTACGTCGGCAACCCGGGCACCGCTCTCGGCCTCGAACACGCCGACGTGGACGTGCCCGGCGAGCTCGGCCCGCTGCCCGCCTGGTTCGTGCCCGGCGTCCGCGACACCTGGGTGATCACCGTGCACGGCCTGGGCGCCACCCGGGAACTGCCGATGAACGTGATGGAGTTCCTGCACCGCAGCCGGCTCCCCGTCCTCGACCTCGCCTACCGGGGAGACGTCGGCGCGCCCCGTCCCCCGGACGGCCTCGGCCACCTCGGCGAGACCGAGTGGCGCGACCTGGACGCCGCGCTGCGCTACGCGGTCCGCTACGGCGCCGCCCAGGTCGTCCTGTACGGCTGGTCCACCGGCGCCACCATGGCCCTGCGGACCGCCGCCCACTCCGCCCTGCGGGACCGGGTCGCCGGGCTGATCCTGGACTCTCCCGTCCTCGACTGGGAGGCCACGCTGCGCGCCCTCGCCGGTGCCCGCCACACCCCGAGGGCCCTGCTGCCGCTCGCGGTCCGGGCCGCCCAGGGCCGCACCGGACTGCACGGCGACCGCGTCCGGCAGGCCGCCGACCCCGACCGGCTCGCCGTGCCGGCACTGGTGGTGCACGGCCCGGACGACGTCATCGCCCCGTGGGGCCCCTCGCGCCGTCTCGCCCGGAGCCGCCCGGACCTGGTCACCCTGCACACCGTCTCGGGAGCCCCGCACGGTGCCCTGTGGAACGCCGACCCCACGGAGTACGAAGAGGTCCTGCGCCGCTTCCTGACGCCCTTGATGTAG
- a CDS encoding VOC family protein, giving the protein MAGMDGGRPSIYPTLLYADAKAAIRQLTEAFGFTELSVYESEDGTVMHAELVQGAGAVMLGSKGRGGVFDTAMKDAGPAGVYVVVDDVDAHHRRAVDHGAEILMPPTDQDYGARDYLARDAEGNIWSFGTYAPETGA; this is encoded by the coding sequence ATGGCGGGCATGGACGGCGGACGTCCGAGCATCTACCCGACACTGCTGTACGCGGACGCGAAGGCGGCGATCAGGCAGCTCACGGAGGCCTTCGGCTTCACCGAACTGTCGGTGTACGAGAGCGAGGACGGCACGGTGATGCACGCGGAGCTGGTCCAGGGTGCCGGCGCGGTGATGCTCGGTTCCAAGGGCCGCGGCGGGGTGTTCGACACCGCGATGAAGGACGCCGGCCCCGCCGGGGTGTACGTGGTCGTGGACGACGTCGACGCACACCACCGGCGGGCCGTGGACCACGGCGCGGAGATCCTGATGCCCCCGACCGACCAGGACTACGGCGCGCGGGACTATCTGGCCCGCGACGCCGAGGGCAACATCTGGAGCTTCGGCACGTACGCACCGGAGACCGGCGCCTAG